ATTCTTGGATTTCACATCCCGAACCCGAGCTCTCAAAACAACGACAAGGAAGAGCAGAAGCGATTTTGAATGATGGAGGCGCATTGGAAAGCCGTATTTACAAGAATAAGTATTTAGAGCCATGTCTAAGATTGTTGGGTTCTTGTAATGGTCTCGTACTCATAATAAGCGAAAACAAGCATATTTTCTTGTGGAATCCTGCTACTCGATTTTCCAACAAAGTGATTGAACTCTACCTATTGATAAGCGATGAACATGTTATAAGTGCTGGGGGACTTTGTTTCGACTTCTCCAAGAATGAATACAAGGTACTTCTCTACGTATACAATAAGTCCGTCTATGCTAGTGATGGTGCTTATGCTTTGGTTGCAAGTCTTAAAGACAAAAAGTGGAGACGCATCGAAATCCCCTATGATATGTTCTCGGCCCGTGATGGGATCAAAATGCATGGACGGCTTCACTCTAGGACAAATCTCGAAGATAACTATTTTGACATGCATGAGAGTTTAGTCGGAAGAAATAGACTTAGTCCCGATTGGCGTAGCATGGATGACGATGATGAACCGGGGGATGAAGATGCAGATACAAAGTGGAAATATTTCTGACTTTTTGGTCCTCAATATGAGGTAATTTATTTTGACGCCATCTCAGATAATTTCCACttgcttttttatttttgctGGACTCtaccttgtttatttgatgagcaAAAGATACAAAGTAGGGGGCATAAAACCAAAACCTTTGGGAATAAAGAGCCAAACACATGTAACAGTAGTTGACTAAGACCTAGGCTTTGGGTTGTGCGAGCACATTACAAAAAGGAGAGGGAAGAGCTACCGGAGGACTGAGGATTCGAGTACATTAATGTAGCTCTGCCGATGGTGCATATGGTGGTTAGAAGAACCAACCAGAATGTTTTTTTGCCCTTATCCTAAAAGCTGGAATTTGCATTCTGTCCATTCGAATGGCGCCTCTAGCTTCATTAGGCAAATTAGTTTCATTGAAGAAAAATTAACTATCAGAGATTGAAATGGCATATTTGGATAACGTGTCTGCCACCTCATTTCCTTCCCTGAAGCAATGCTTTATAGATATGCCATATTGAGATACCTTGTTTTGGATTGGGAGATATCATTGTGTAGATTTCATGGAGGGTTGAATTTTCCTAGTATCATATTGACAACCAATAGTGAATCAATTTCAAGGGTGAGGTTAGTGCAGTTTTGATTGCAGCACCAAAGGATTCCTTTTAGAGCCGCTTGAACCTCCGAGTAATTGTTAGTTAAGAATTGGATAGGTGCTGCATAGGCCATTACCATTTGTCCATTTCTCTTCCTAACAACACCACCAACATCTGTTTTACCCTTATTAACCATGTAACTTCTGACTGTGTTCAGCTTCCATGCATCCCCTTCTAGCATGTCCCATTTAACCAtcaaactttaaatttttggCATGTAGGCTTCTACAACTTGACATACTTTGCTCCGTGGCTATTCCCAATCCATTTGACTATACTTTTTTCCAAAAGAGACCTTTGCCTGAAACAACACTTGTTTGCATATCCTGAAAGTTGATATTAATTGGTTTTAATATTTCTTTCCACATTTTGCCTTCCATAATTCCCAGCATACAATGTTTGGGGTAATTTGTTGGAGAAATTTGTGGATGGAATTCTTTACTTGCATGCTCCACCATTAGTTTATGATGCTGAAAATTGTGCTACCTTGTGGTTGGAATCCTAGAGGTGTAGCAATGATTATCCATATCCTTTTTGTTATCTTGTTACTAGCAAATAGGTTATTTGTAGTTTCCTCTACTGGAGTCCTGCAACGACAACAATTAGCTAGAGATAGTATTAATGCCAATTTTTTGTAGCATTACATTTAATGATAATCTGTTTTTCAAAATTCTCCTAAGTGTTTGAAGGAGATTTTGAATGGCAGATCTTGGCTACTAAAGGACTAGATCTATAATGATAGGGGACATCGATTCCGGTGGTGAAAGTATATAAGTAATAGTGAAATATCATTTTTACCTAAATTATTGAATGTATAatatagatcttaatcattaagatATATTCAGACTCATTAAGTGATtgtaaaattgaaaaaataaaataaaaagacttaATCGttaagatctgaatgattaagactCAGATCTAAGATACAGACGCACTTAATGactgagatctgaatgattaagattcagacctccattaaatgcaaacaaatgagggttGAGTAGCTTTAGTTATTTGTCTTTTTGCGCTATACTAGGACAACTTTTATTTATAAATCATCCAGAAATGAAATTTAATCTAGGACTGCCCTTGTAATTATAAATTATCCAATAAAGTGTATGCAATTTTTAGATTCAAACAGATCTCTTAGATTCTCCGTTACACAAGGAGGGCACAactcattttccttttctttcaaaaccctaaaccctttcgaaaccttgaaaaatatgtataaaatataaacCCTTCCCTGCCGCCTTCCATATGTGAGATATAAATAATTTAGTTATACTGTttgtgttttctttttttctctaaaCCCTTAGGGTTGTGACAATGAAACAATATCAAAGACGAAATttgtccgattttctgtaaaataccgatTTTGCTCTAAACCCTTAGTTTCAGAAGAAATCTGGGTAGCGCGTTTCTCcccccgttaaaattttactaacattaTAAATGGGAGATTGTGTACCTTCATCCTCTCAGACTAAAACCACACTCCCCGCAACTTCCGAGACCGCGAGGTAAACTAGTAACGTTTtacttttttttggttttgagagcaatGGAGGGCTTGACAAATACTTCTTCAAATCCATCAAAGCCTGCTAGCACTCCGGTGTCCTTTCgaaattattattctttttgagcagtgcgaATAAGCAATGACATTTTTCTGACGACCGgaaaatgaacctgctcaaagcttcCAACCTCCCCgtgagcctttggacttcctttaCGTTTGACAGTTGGTCCGGAATGTCTTCTAtgaccttgattttatcggggtttacctcaattcccctttgtgagactAGAAATCCCAAAAACTTACCAAAGCTAACCCCGAACGCGCATTTCTCGGGATTAAGTTTTATATTATGCTTACTCAGGATGTTGAAATTTTCTTACAGATATTTAAGGTGATCACCTGTATTCAAatacttaacgagcatatcgtctgtataaacttccatagtttttcctatttgatgTTCAAACATCCTATTCACGAATTGCTGATAAGTGGCTCTGgcgtttttcaacccgaagggcatgacattgtaacaatatgtactgAAATTCagtataaacgaagtcttttcctgatcttccgggttcattttAATTTGGTTTTACCAGGAATAAGTATCGAGAAAACTTATTAACTCGTGCCCGCCGTGGAATCAATCAGTTGATCGATATTTTACAGTGGGAAGGAGTCTTTCGGGCACaccttattaagatctttatattCTACACCCATGCGAAATtgattgttcttcttaggaacttctactacattggctagccagtctggatatcttacctctcggatcgaaccGATATTAAGTAAGCAGGTTACCTCTTTTTTGATGAATTTATTCCTGGCTTCGGCAATATGGCGTTTCTTTTGCCTTACTGgaggtatgttgggatccaagcttaacttgtgtatGACTACCTCCGTCGGGATGCCTGGCATATCctcatgcgaccatgcaaaataatcggtattaaatttaagaaattcaataaaatcAGACCTGAGCTCTGGGTGCATTCCcgtccccaagtggaatttcctttctagaaATTCTTTGAACAATGTAAATTGCTCCAGTTCTTCCGCCATGGATTTCGTTGCATCCGTCTCTTTTGGAACTTGaaaatatctcggcacctgataaTATTCTGACGCCTCTGTCCCCGGGCTAACTTCTTCTAGTTCGGGAGTATGtgccggttcctgtaattgctatgccgcatgttcctttcctttgctactggagaccgaATTACATTTATCTCCCTCACCGCCGGTTGATCACCCCTTATCTGATTAGTTCCCTCGGGcattggaaacttcagcaattgatgatatgttgatggtacaaCTTTCATATCGTGCAACCACGGTCTTCCTAGAATGATGTTTCATCCTATATTATCATCTACCACTTCGaaaagagttgttttcattactccttcagcgTTCGCGAGTAATATAATTTCTCCCCGGGTTGTCACGCTTGTGAGGTTGAATCCGATGAGGAGCTTCGTGGCCGGAATGATGCTTCTAGTATATTTAGCTTGCTCCAACGCTCTCCActgtatgatattagccgaacttcctggatctaCTTGAAtgcgtttaattttaaaatctagcatatttaaagaaattaccagagcgttgTTGTGTGGTAACAGCAATCCGTCTgttccttccttcgtaaaagtgaTATCATCTTCCCAGAGccttttactatgagttattgTCACTTTAGTCTTCTTTGCTGCTGAGAATGTGACCCCATTTATCTCATTCCTttcgaagatcatgttgatcgtttAGTGTGGGGGGATCTTATCCTGCTTTTGAGGTTTCTGCATTGTCCCAgttacgaccataattgttcttagctcggtcacttaagaattctctaaGGTGATCATTCTTCAAAAATGTTTCCACTTCTTCCCGGAGGTGTCGGCAGTCCCCTATCCTGTGGCCATTCGTCCCATGGTATCACACCATAAGTTGGGATACTTCTGGCTAGAATTAGATCTCTTTGCTCAAAAACTGTGCctctttgatgtttctcatgaCTGAAACCAATTCCGTTATACttacattgaagttgtattccaataacttggggtaagaaggaCCCTGTGACCCTGACGTTTCTTGATCCTCCAATGATCTATTGTTCTGACCACGATCAGTCCTCCTGTCCATGATGAACTTGTCCATTGTCCGGAAACCTTTGCCATAGCTTTCGGTCCGTTTGTAGGGAAAAAACTGACCCCTTGAAGTCTGTCTGTCCGTGTCCTAaccatcttttgatttttttctgttcttctcccgtcctttggtcgatgatggaaagccaACCTGATCATCCTCGATCCTTATTTTTGACTcgtatcggttgtggacatccgcccaagtcattgcttgaaactcaagcaggctTTCCTTCATTTTACGAGAAGCATCTGAACTTATCAGATTCAATACCTTtgtgaatgcttcagctgcccacTCATCCGGGACATCTAGGAGCAACATGCTTTCCTTCTGTAATCAGATAACGAATTCTCGTAGTAACTCAGACTCTCCTTGCGCAATCCTGAATATATCGACATTTCAGGCCTGTACTTTTCTGGCCCCGACATGAACCTTGATGAAAGAGTCCATGAGCatttcaaaggaatctatggaatgctcgggtaacagtgaataccacgtcaaggctcccctcgtaagagtttctccaaatttctttagcaacaaagattcaatttcgtgaggagctaaatcatttccctttaccaccattgtgtaggtggtaatatgctcctgagGGTCTGAAGTTTCGTCATACTTTGGcacttcaggcattttgaactgattcgggattaattctggtgccgcacttggcttgtatggaaattgagtatacttctttgagtccggTCCTTTCAGCACTGGTGGCGCGCCCGGGTTTTGGTCCATGCGGGCattcacttccctcataaaccgtaaaagttcattcttgaaaggttCATTCTCGCTATTGAGGCCGGATCCGCTCCCCCAACCCCAtcggagccaacttcacccctgggagtgttgttgtcgaccctaTGCATTGTTTGGTTTGCGGAACACCGGGAGGAGTTGGATCTCGTCGGTTTGCATTATTCGAACCCCTCGACAGCGCCTGTTTCAACTCCATCATAACATTATACGCGTGAGGTGGCCTAGAATGATCGCATGTTGCTCTTATAAGACCCTTACCGtgtcaatgacatattttttatcagcatcatcgggagttgtctcCTGAACATGTCGAGGATATTGCATGTCATGCACCGGTGAGGCGTCATTCCTCTCATtatgggtgtcactgattgagtccTCGAAATAACATTGATCTCCTCGAATCTCGGGGTTGTGCGTGTTGTTAACGGTGCTATCTGACATTTCTaatgattttttctaagacaaaataatcaaaacatgtTAGTAAAAAagacaaggatcaatttaattgcacggctgtctaggccccacggtgggcgccaaactgtttaccgtaaaatggtatagttaaatttatacttgatttctagacaagtgaactaatttgatcctgaaataatcgAAGAATTATGTAAAACTTAGCCTTAAAATATAGACGAAACGGCAGAAGCAACAGTTCCGGGAACAAGGTTTCCGGGTACAACAATAATTTAATCAAAAAGCGAGAAAGTAAGATtttattaagctttgtatagaatgtagtgtaagtttGCCAAAAATTTCGTGTCCCTTGCAATGATAACTAAGCTCACTATTTTTAGttatgtctagggaaggaggtcccaggatcgtgcccttctttaatgctaattataagggtcattgatgaagatgtaacggtgaacatgAATGCCAAATTTCCTATAATGGGCCATCGCTCTTAATGCCACagaatattctttattaaataCTACCGGACGCATAGCATTTATcacacctttatgaacgttattaTTTCCGGTGACAAGCTGAACAGCTGCGTACGGTCTCTGGCCATCCCCGTCTTGGATTCCACATGTCCTTCTTTTGGACGGCCACgtgtcatagcatattttaccctatacatgtTTATGCTGCAGAAATCAACGAGGGACCGTAGAAGTGCCAAGGCACCCGCTCGTTGATGATTAGAGAGCTCGAATTTAGGATGTGAAATCCAAGAATGCTATGGTTTACAAACACACTTGAATCTTAAGAGGGATCTCACTGGTAATTTTGAGAGAATAATCAGAGTAATTTCGTTGGGTAAATCTGCCATAGATAGTGTTTTGGTGTTTGAAGCAAATTATTTCTATGTACTTGTAGTAGGGAGGCGGCAAAGAGGAGAAAAGGCTTAATACATTATGTTACGTTGACAAAAAGGAAAGGGTTATATAGTTTTCACGCTTGGAAAGGGTTTCGGGTTTAGGCGGCATGTgtatcttctttcttttgtttcacTATTTTTCACTTTATACATGTAATCGTGAATTAAATCTATCGAAGgttataagaaaaaagaaaaaagaaaattatcAAGCGTTTCTAAACCTCAAACATCCCTAAATTATTTCTTAACAGGGACCTATATTAAGGTTATATTTAATTTGTCAAATCTCAATTATTCATATATGCTATTATAAAAGAACAAAGTTCCAATACGAAATGTATTGATATAATTCTcattggataaaattgtaatgTAGATTTTAAAGAACTAAGAAATAGTCATCTATGATCCACAACAACTGATGTCATCAACCTGCAAATAGGTGGAACCTATCAACATTGATCACTAGCCCCATTTTATAGTTGGATTGAAATCAGGATTCTATCCACTTGAGCATTATTTTACTGATTAGGCGAAGACAGGAttgagaaaaataaaagcaacagaactgagaaaaataaaaatttctagGCTGTTTGTTTTTGGTGGAAACAGATAAGTGAGATGTTCATGGCAGATTATCGCTAGGCTGAACAAGATGTCAATGAATCACCTCATCAAAAAAATTTGTTAGGTACttcttttatattttgaatattcTTGATAAATTTTGGCTTCGGCACTGGATAGGGATAGATGGGATTCCTCCATTTAATCAGAAGTCTTGAATTTAATTTGATTATGCGAGTGGAGAAACCTCATGTAGGGAGTGATTCCCCTTTAATATTTCTTACTGGCGCGAATTTGAATTAGTCGCACCAATAAATACTGAATACTAATTGGTtataaaaataacacataaaaaGAAAGAAGTGTTTCAACAAAAACTCATGAATTGGTACCTGCATGGTTAACATTTTCATATTAGTATATTGCGATCGTATATCATATTTTTTAATGCAAGTCACTTTGTTTAACTTTTATACTAATGCTTACTACATAACGAAGGTGTAACTAATAATACGAGACTTGAGTATTATGAAAAAATAACGAACTACAGTTTAATTAGTTTGTTTATGAAACAGGCGTGTCGGTATTTTTTCTTGTAGCTTTCAGAAAGTCATAAAAAACAATTTGAGTTTAACATTTTTCTATCAAGTAATTATTTTTTAACGCCGTGAAAAAAAGATTAAACTTATACACTATATCCCGCTGAAAAAATACTTTTCTCTCTTTTCAAAAGTTCAGTTTTTATTCTTAACCAAATAAGACTATTTCCTTTTTTAGCAAAAGTATTTTAGCTAGCATATGCATAACCTTAATAGAGGGCGGATTTATAGTTCAGATTATGAAGCGCGTGAAATCATGGTCTTTCCGTAAAACTAGTTACGTTATGTATGTATTTGTAGATTGAACTGTCAATTAAAAGACTAAAATTTCTCTCTCTACAAAATACTCTCTCAATGGTAACCTCTTAAACCAAACATTTGATCTCACGTGCCACCTATATGGATCTACCTACGGCCGGACAACCGGCGCGTATTGATCAGCCAAAGGATCCCCCAGTGGAGCTCAGGCCACCAGAAGAAGCAATTAGATCAAAAGTCACGTACTCATCCGCAATCGCTTACAAACATAGCTCGAGTGCACAAAACGGCACCCCTGTTGTGGCAAGGCAAACCATCCATAATGGCAAGCCGGCAGTCATCTTCAAAGCTTCCGATTACTACGGGGTGATGGAGGAAGATTGTAAGTGGACTCTAGTTGGAAAATTTACAATGGGGAGACCAAAAATTGAAGCAATTCTCGCTAAATTCATAGAGCAAACTCCATTGAAAGGAAAGGTACGAATTGGGGCTTATGATTACAGACACGTTTTTATCGACTTTGACAATGAAATTGATTTCAATACTGTCTACTTCCAACGATTCATGGGAATTACTGGGTCATTAATGAGAATGTTTAAATGGTCACCCGATTTTGACCCAAACGAAGAAACCTCCCTCGCCCCTATATGGGTGCTGCTACAAAAACTCCCATTTCATGTGTTTAAGTGGGATTATTTGAAACAAGTATTAGAACAAATAGGAACCCCTCAAAGAAGACATTGCTATTGTCACTAGAACTAGGCCACACATGGCCAAGGTAAGAATTGAGGTTGACCTTATGAAGCCACAACCAGACTCTTTATTTGTGGGCATTGAAGGAGATGGGTCGggactaaaaggaaaaaagatCAACCCCTAGAATATGAAGAAGTCCCTGCATTCTGCAGGACATGCAAATTGCAGGGTCATGATGTTGCGCGATGCAAAGTTGAAGCTAGGAAAAGGGAACAAGCAGAAGCAAACAGGAACAAAGAAAAGGCATCTGCCATTGACAATCATCCAAGACCCAATGCCAACCATGACACAGGAAAGAACAccaacattcaatacaagaaaaATGGTCTTTAACAAGGGAAAATTCGGTCGTTAAAAGTATATCCAGTCGATAACGACCGAAGAAAAATCGGTCGTCACCGGTCGTTAAAAGCCTTAACGTTAAAAGTTAACAACCGGATTCAATCCTGGTCGTTAAATATCTTTTAGCGGCAGCAAGATATCCGGTCGTTGCAACTCCTTTTTAACGGCCAGTTTGCCTTTCGTTAATTGTATATCATTTTCACAACTAACACTTTTAGCGACCAAGTTTCCCTTCCTTGGTATGATAGTTTAATATTGTTTTTTGGTAATTCCCAAATAGTAATCATTATTGCATATGTTTTCACATGTATATAGAAGAACACATACAAAATACtcaataattatattaactatcaTTGTAAATTACAAAGAACTAAAAATCACATAACCAAATATCCAAATTGTACAAcactatttttacaaaaatcacATAACCAAATATCCAAATTGTACAACACTATTTTTACAACTCCTAAAAAGGAAGAGAAGAATTGTAGGGTCCACAAATGGCAACCTCTTCAAACAGCCCCtagaaaaataaagtaagttCCTCTTTGGCTTCAacttgttctttaatatttcaACTGCTTCAACTTGCTCTGCCGCACTATCTTCAAGGGAAGATTTATTAAATTTCAAATTTGACCTGTAAAAACAATAAGTTCAAGCTAGTTTAGTAAGAAAGCTTCTCCTAGCTCATTTTGTTTACAGAACCAATGTATAAGATTTCGATTACTAGGTTGCTACTACTTAGGATGTAAAAGAAAACTTCTACTGCAGGGCTCTTACTTGGGAGACTATTGTATCAAGAAACTTACAGAATTAGTAATCATATTCTACTCAAGCTGAAGCTTTTTGCGACCTCTTTCCACAAATCAAATGAGAGATAAAATTGAAATTGCAGCCTCGGTTACTACTACCACTATTAACAAAAAAATCTTACTGGTCAAATTTCTTGGTGTCTATTTAGCATGCTGTAAATTGACTGGATaacatatttcataatcatataTTACAAAAGGTCCATGAAAAAAGTTGTTTATGAGTGTTTCGGGAAAAAAATGAATAGTGACTGGTTAGATTTTTCCTATTTCTAGTTGAGAAACTAGAGCTAACTTTGGTTGGATATAAGTTTAGCAACCTACTCTTGATCTATAATTCATAAGCTCTGAGGAAATTATCCAGTTGCAAGTAAAATCAACAGTCCTACCCTCTAGCTGTGTTTTCTATAACAGGACACTATTATTAGGATTGATACCACAAGCACGATGATCGTGGTAATGGAAGATCTTCTAAATAATCTGAAGATATTGACATAAGCGCAACATGAATTGGAAAACGTAGTAGGGATGAATAACAATGTCGAAGTATCCACCATATATCATAACATGTAAATGTACTCATACTGACTAACGTCTTAAGATCTATTGACTCGGTTTCTTTACTTGCTTCCTCTTTAATTATACAAATTTTGAATCTATAAAGATTAGATGCAAAGCTTACTGAGAGATTTACAGCTCACTGTAAATTACCATGTCCAAGAAGAGAGACATGGGATCATCTCTAATAGAAAATGAAACATCATAGTTGGAACTTGACCCCACCATAAAT
This DNA window, taken from Nicotiana tabacum cultivar K326 chromosome 15, ASM71507v2, whole genome shotgun sequence, encodes the following:
- the LOC107777538 gene encoding F-box/WD-40 repeat-containing protein 1-like, with translation MGRDKWDETGCENETISQRRADLPNEITITILAKLAVKSLLRFKIVSKQWHSWISHPEPELSKQRQGRAEAILNDGGALESRIYKNKYLEPCLRLLGSCNGLVLIISENKHIFLWNPATRFSNKVIELYLLISDEHVISAGGLCFDFSKNEYKVLLYVYNKSVYASDGAYALVASLKDKKWRRIEIPYDMFSARDGIKMHGRLHSRTNLEDNYFDMHESLVGRNRLSPDWRSMDDDDEPGDEDADTKWKYF